A genomic window from Pecten maximus chromosome 2, xPecMax1.1, whole genome shotgun sequence includes:
- the LOC117343562 gene encoding MAP7 domain-containing protein 1-like translates to MARLSEHRRQLAAAKREAKEKDKRERVEAKLMTNVSREIQGNDIGKVNDRIEQARLKREQTAEEKLARINAKLAKIPKMEKTNKISSEERLERARQKREKRLEGLREKWEKKERKIEEIKKSRKLGKPQASVPNIDLN, encoded by the coding sequence ATGGCGCGATTGTCTGAACACAGACGACAATTAGCGGCGGCCAAACGAGAAGCAAAGGAGAAGGACAAGCGCGAGCGAGTAGAGGCAAAGCTAATGACAAATGTATCTCGGGAAATCCAGGGAAATGATATAGGAAAGGTCAACGACAGAATTGAGCAAGCACGGCTCAAAAGGGAACAAACAGCCGAAGAAAAACTAGCAAGGATCAATGCAAAATTGGCCAAAATTCCAAAGATGGAGAAAACAAACAAGATATCTTCTGAGGAGAGATTAGAGCGCGCTAGAcagaaaagagaaaaaagacTAGAGGGCCTGAGGGAGAAATGGGAAAAGAAAGAGAGAAAGATCGAGGAGATAAAGAAGAGTAGAAAGTTAGGAAAACCGCAAGCGTCTGTACCGAACATAGACCTCAattag